From a region of the Buchnera aphidicola (Floraphis choui) genome:
- a CDS encoding RnfABCDGE type electron transport complex subunit D: protein MDYRYIKINDIYICRSTNNIMLLAILATIPGVIIEFYYFKIAVLIQIFLSVISSIIFEFIFLKLRKKNLYTFFLDYSSVLTGILLGLSLPILSPWWISIVGSFFSIIVAKQLYGGLGNNIFNPAMSGYAILSISFPILMTNWSFQNNLALLNMLNVSDMMSIIFFTDLEDYYKMMSKFSEMSNFITQSTPLEQMRIQNRSIVTNITSFIFSLENIDIYRHWILINFSFFSGGIFLLIKKIICWRVPFSFLFSLFICCSLDFFYFKHINIFPLIQLFLGSTMMGAFFIATDPVTTSITKIGRIIFGSFIGIFIWIIRVFGGYPDAISFSILLANSVVPLIDYYTQPYIYGKKTK, encoded by the coding sequence ATGGATTATCGATATATTAAAATTAATGATATTTATATTTGTAGAAGTACTAATAATATAATGTTATTAGCAATATTAGCTACAATTCCAGGTGTAATTATAGAATTTTACTATTTTAAAATAGCAGTATTAATTCAAATATTTCTTTCTGTTATATCTTCGATAATATTTGAATTTATCTTTTTAAAATTACGAAAAAAAAATTTGTATACATTTTTTTTAGATTATTCTTCAGTTTTAACTGGTATTTTATTAGGACTTAGTTTACCTATTTTATCACCGTGGTGGATATCAATTGTAGGTTCTTTTTTTTCTATTATAGTTGCTAAACAGTTATATGGAGGTTTAGGAAATAATATTTTTAATCCTGCAATGTCAGGATATGCGATATTATCGATATCTTTTCCTATTTTAATGACTAATTGGTCTTTTCAAAATAATTTGGCATTACTTAATATGTTAAATGTAAGTGATATGATGTCAATTATTTTTTTTACCGACTTAGAAGATTATTATAAAATGATGTCAAAATTTTCTGAAATGTCTAATTTTATAACTCAATCTACTCCTTTAGAACAAATGAGAATACAAAATAGAAGTATTGTAACAAATATTACTTCTTTTATTTTTTCTTTAGAAAACATTGATATTTATCGTCACTGGATATTAATTAACTTTAGTTTTTTTTCTGGAGGTATTTTTTTATTAATAAAAAAAATTATTTGTTGGAGAGTTCCATTTAGTTTTTTATTTTCTTTATTTATTTGCTGTTCATTGGATTTTTTTTATTTTAAACATATAAATATTTTTCCATTAATTCAATTATTTTTAGGTAGTACTATGATGGGGGCTTTTTTTATTGCAACAGATCCTGTTACTACTTCTATTACTAAAATAGGGCGTATAATTTTTGGAAGTTTTATTGGAATTTTTATTTGGATTATTCGAGTTTTTGGTGGATATCCTGATGCTATATCGTTTTCTATATTACTCGCTAATTCTGTTGTTCCGTTAATAGATTATTATACTCAACCGTATATTTATGGTAAAAAGACAAAATAA
- the rsxG gene encoding electron transport complex subunit RsxG: MFKNNYSIIITLFLISILTASSVVLVYIYTKSRIVFQKENHQKIILNTLLPKTFSDMKVSYCFINNELLGDNKNHKFWMVTKNNKLYALIFEVIAPDGYSGNIKMIVSLDLNSKILGVRTLDHHETPGLGDKIDTHISNWITKFSGMTVLGLDDVNFSLKKYGGNIDQFTGATITPLAVVNAIKRTASLSKKLILKNFKFKNCDCDYE, translated from the coding sequence ATGTTTAAAAACAATTATTCAATTATTATTACATTATTTTTAATTTCTATTTTAACAGCAAGTAGTGTAGTATTAGTATATATATATACTAAATCAAGGATAGTATTTCAGAAAGAAAATCATCAAAAAATAATTTTAAATACTCTTTTGCCTAAAACATTTTCTGATATGAAAGTTTCATATTGTTTTATAAATAACGAATTATTAGGAGATAATAAGAATCATAAGTTTTGGATGGTTACAAAAAATAATAAATTATATGCTTTAATTTTTGAAGTAATAGCACCAGATGGATACTCAGGAAATATAAAAATGATTGTATCTCTAGATTTAAATAGTAAAATTTTAGGTGTTCGTACATTAGATCATCACGAAACTCCTGGACTAGGAGATAAAATTGATACTCATATTTCTAATTGGATTACTAAATTTTCTGGTATGACAGTATTAGGACTAGATGATGTAAATTTTTCTTTGAAAAAGTATGGAGGAAATATTGACCAATTTACAGGAGCTACTATTACCCCATTAGCGGTAGTTAATGCGATTAAACGTACTGCTAGTTTGTCGAAAAAGTTAATATTAAAAAATTTTAAATTTAAAAATTGTGATTGTGACTATGAATAG
- a CDS encoding electron transport complex subunit E, producing the protein MNSFIKMFSNGIWIKNSSLVQLLGLCPILAVTTNVINALGLGIVTTLVLVCTNVIISSLRFWIPKDIRIPIYMMIISAIVSCFDMLVNAYSLNLYHSLGIFIPLIITNCVICGRADLIAMNSSILISFLDGLFTSIGSVLAIFIVGSIREIIGNGTLFFGSENLFGSWSQMFYMKIIDSNYVMLFFSYPSGAFMILGFILAGKNFINQNIN; encoded by the coding sequence ATGAATAGCTTTATTAAAATGTTTAGTAATGGAATTTGGATAAAAAATTCATCATTAGTTCAGTTGTTAGGATTATGTCCTATTTTAGCAGTTACTACAAATGTTATTAATGCATTAGGATTAGGAATAGTTACTACATTAGTTTTGGTGTGTACGAATGTAATAATATCATCATTGAGGTTTTGGATACCTAAAGATATTCGTATTCCTATTTATATGATGATTATTAGTGCTATTGTTAGTTGTTTTGATATGTTAGTTAATGCATATTCACTAAATTTATATCATTCTTTAGGAATTTTTATTCCTTTAATTATTACTAATTGTGTTATATGTGGTCGAGCTGATCTTATTGCTATGAATAGTTCTATATTAATTTCATTTTTAGATGGATTATTTACTTCGATTGGATCTGTTTTAGCTATATTTATAGTTGGATCGATTAGAGAAATTATTGGAAACGGAACACTATTTTTTGGTTCTGAAAATTTATTTGGATCTTGGTCTCAAATGTTTTATATGAAAATTATTGATTCAAACTATGTCATGTTATTTTTTTCATATCCTTCTGGGGCTTTTATGATTTTAGGGTTTATTTTAGCTGGAAAAAATTTTATAAATCAAAATATTAATTAA
- the nth gene encoding endonuclease III, whose translation MDNNQLNKILLIFYKANPKPKTELKFSSDFELLISVILSAQSTDRMVNKVTKNLYKVANTPSSILSIGLNNLKEYIKKLGLFNKKSSNIIRTCDILLNRYKGKIPDNIIDLQCFPGVGRKTANVILNCIFKKKVIAVDTHVFRLCNRIGFMKAKNVISTEKTLFKIVPERFKLHFHNWFVLHGRYICTSKSPKCSFCSIEHLCKFKFKRI comes from the coding sequence TTGGATAATAATCAACTTAATAAAATTTTGTTAATTTTTTATAAAGCAAATCCTAAACCAAAAACAGAATTAAAATTTTCTTCAGATTTTGAGTTATTAATTTCGGTAATTTTATCAGCACAGTCTACTGATCGTATGGTTAATAAAGTTACTAAAAATTTGTATAAAGTTGCTAATACACCTTCATCTATTTTATCAATTGGATTAAATAATTTAAAGGAGTATATAAAAAAGTTAGGTTTATTTAATAAAAAGTCTTCTAATATTATTAGAACTTGTGATATTTTACTAAATAGGTATAAAGGGAAAATTCCTGATAACATTATTGATTTACAATGTTTTCCCGGAGTAGGAAGAAAAACAGCTAATGTAATTTTAAATTGTATTTTTAAGAAAAAAGTTATTGCAGTTGATACTCATGTATTCAGGTTATGTAATAGAATAGGATTTATGAAAGCAAAAAACGTTATTAGTACAGAAAAAACATTATTTAAAATAGTTCCTGAACGTTTTAAATTACATTTTCATAATTGGTTTGTTTTACATGGTCGTTATATATGTACGTCTAAATCTCCAAAATGTTCTTTTTGTTCAATTGAACATTTATGCAAATTTAAATTTAAGAGAATTTAG
- the tyrS gene encoding tyrosine--tRNA ligase, with translation MCQIDLICEFRKRNLISQIANEKKLIFQIKNNKITLYCGFDITAESLHIGHILPLLCLKRFQEIGHRPIVLIGGATSLIGDPSFKISERRLNSIELVNTWKKSITNQVSLFLDFNSSYNKAMIINNYKWFEHMSLLKFLRTIGKHFSINKMITRDAVKKRINRLDTGISFTEFSYNLLQAYDFSILHNKYNVMLQIGGSDQWGNIVSGIDLIRRLYKNEVYGLTIPLLTQKNGIKFGKTEKNTVWLDAKKTSPYKFYQYWVNISDCDVCRFLKFFTVLRVSKIDALESCNSITELNKSKLFLAEYLTNIVHGKHGVKSAKRISSCLFYGDFHNMERSDFIQLEQDGIPSIKISGIRDLQQVLVDAFLAPSRSQARNMILSNAIKINHVRQNNEMYVFSNSDIFFERYTLLSRGKKHFCLICWIS, from the coding sequence ATGTGTCAAATTGATTTAATTTGTGAATTTAGAAAAAGAAACTTAATATCACAAATTGCTAATGAAAAAAAGTTAATTTTTCAAATTAAAAATAATAAAATTACTTTATATTGTGGTTTTGATATTACTGCAGAGAGTTTACATATAGGTCACATTTTGCCGTTATTATGTCTAAAAAGATTTCAAGAAATTGGGCATAGACCTATTGTTTTAATAGGTGGTGCAACTAGTTTAATTGGTGATCCAAGTTTTAAAATTTCTGAAAGAAGATTGAATTCGATAGAATTAGTTAATACATGGAAAAAGTCTATTACTAATCAAGTTTCTTTATTTTTAGACTTTAATTCAAGTTATAATAAAGCCATGATCATAAATAATTATAAATGGTTTGAGCATATGTCGTTATTAAAATTTTTACGTACTATAGGTAAGCATTTTTCTATTAATAAAATGATTACTCGAGATGCAGTTAAAAAACGAATCAATCGTTTAGATACAGGAATTTCATTTACAGAATTTTCTTATAATTTATTACAAGCATATGATTTTTCTATTTTGCATAATAAATACAATGTTATGTTACAAATTGGTGGATCTGATCAGTGGGGAAATATTGTATCTGGAATTGATTTAATTCGTAGGTTATATAAGAACGAAGTGTATGGTTTAACTATTCCTTTGTTAACTCAAAAAAATGGAATCAAATTTGGAAAAACAGAAAAGAATACAGTATGGTTAGATGCAAAAAAAACGAGTCCTTATAAATTTTATCAATATTGGGTTAACATATCTGATTGTGACGTATGTAGATTTTTAAAATTTTTTACTGTTTTAAGGGTTTCAAAAATAGATGCATTAGAGTCTTGTAATTCTATTACAGAATTGAATAAATCTAAACTATTTCTAGCAGAGTATCTTACAAATATAGTACATGGTAAACACGGAGTGAAATCGGCAAAGCGCATTTCATCATGTTTGTTTTATGGTGATTTTCATAATATGGAGAGATCTGATTTTATTCAATTAGAACAAGATGGAATACCTTCAATTAAGATTTCAGGTATTCGAGATTTACAACAGGTATTAGTGGATGCTTTTTTAGCTCCTTCTCGTTCTCAAGCCAGAAATATGATTCTATCTAATGCTATTAAAATTAATCACGTTAGACAAAATAATGAAATGTATGTTTTTTCAAATAGTGATATCTTTTTTGAAAGATATACACTTTTATCTAGAGGAAAAAAACATTTTTGTTTGATATGTTGGATAAGTTAA
- a CDS encoding iron-sulfur cluster assembly accessory protein: MNKNIYFTLLPKEKNIHNIKGIKISYTAEKQIHKLIKKEHKIGIKLGIKKSGCAGMKYFMELATIIHHTDIHFVSKNILILVNFKNVSILDGVKIDFIKEGINHVFKFNNKNIQNFCGCGESFNLEY; the protein is encoded by the coding sequence ATGAATAAAAATATCTACTTTACATTACTTCCAAAAGAAAAAAATATTCATAATATCAAAGGAATAAAAATAAGTTATACAGCAGAAAAACAAATTCATAAATTAATAAAAAAAGAACATAAAATAGGAATTAAATTAGGAATAAAAAAATCAGGATGTGCTGGAATGAAATACTTCATGGAACTAGCAACAATAATACATCATACTGATATTCATTTCGTTTCTAAAAATATATTGATATTAGTAAATTTCAAAAACGTCTCAATATTAGACGGAGTAAAAATAGACTTTATAAAAGAAGGAATAAATCATGTTTTTAAATTTAATAATAAAAACATTCAAAATTTTTGTGGATGCGGTGAAAGTTTTAATCTAGAATATTAA